The DNA segment GATTATGGCATCACTATTCGAAAATTTCAGGGATCCATTTGTGATCTGGCTATGCATCTTTATGGCCATGTTTGGAGCACTAATGTTCCTGTTTTTTATTGGTGAAACCCTTAGTCAAACCGCGCAAATCGGACTCTTTATGCTGGTCGGGATTATAGTAAACAATGGAATTGTACTCGTCGACTATATGCATCTCTATACAAAAGGAAGAACATTTGATTTAACCCCTGGTTCCGATTTTATGGAGGCTATTTTAGAAGCATGTACTCGACGAATGAGACCAATTCTTCTAACTGCCATTACTACAGTCTGCTCTATGATTCCTCTTTCACTAGAATTAGGTGCTGGAGCTGAAATCTGGTCTCCTCTTGCGAAAACTGTAATTGGAGGCTTATCCTTTGGAGTAATCTTTACGCTGTTTATTACCCCGGCAATCTCTGTCGGCTTTAAGCAGGTTATTATATGGTTCAGAAAACTCTTTAGGAGAAGAGAAAAAGTAGTTCAGATAGCAACTACATAATATTTTCTAACTTTATAAAAATGGTAATTGAGAATGGTTTTACCTATTGTTGGGTAATTAATTAAACAATAATGTCATGAGTAAATCAGGAAATTTTTTAGCAGGATTATTGACGGGTGCATTAACCGGAACTGTATTGGCTTTATTATATGCTCCCGATACAGGAAAGAATACAAGAGACCGTCTTTCTTACCGGTTAAGCAATTACAGAGATGAATTGGTTGACCTGATATCAGAGCTAAGAAAAGAGAAGCAAAAACTCATTTCTGAAGCTAAGGAGAAAGGTGAAAAAGTAGTATCTGATGCCAAAGAAAAGGCCGAAGACTTGATCAAAGAAGCTGAAGATTTATTGGCTTCTATTGATTCTTCGGAGCAAGGCTAACAGACTCGACTGCTAATAATACCTGTCTCTTTCATCTTACACCCTCCTTTCCGTCATTCCAGGCAAAAACCCAGGATCTGTACAGGAACCAAACGTTGACTAAGCGATCGATATATCAACGAATAATCATACTTTACAGA comes from the Balneola sp. genome and includes:
- a CDS encoding YtxH domain-containing protein, with amino-acid sequence MSKSGNFLAGLLTGALTGTVLALLYAPDTGKNTRDRLSYRLSNYRDELVDLISELRKEKQKLISEAKEKGEKVVSDAKEKAEDLIKEAEDLLASIDSSEQG